A region from the Candidatus Cloacimonadaceae bacterium genome encodes:
- a CDS encoding arsenate reductase ArsC, translating into MQRKVLILCTGNSCRSIIAEAMVNHYLSDRWQAFSAGVAPSKVNPYAAKVLEEMGIDTASMRSKSVVEFLQRDDLDLVITVCDHAKETCPVFLKPVKQFHIGIDDPAPSNAKPGDISLLSFRKTVEDVREKILGYLIGIDRNLK; encoded by the coding sequence ATGCAACGTAAAGTACTAATCCTCTGCACCGGTAATTCCTGCCGCAGCATCATCGCCGAAGCGATGGTAAATCATTATCTTTCAGATAGATGGCAGGCATTTTCTGCGGGAGTCGCACCCTCAAAAGTCAATCCTTATGCCGCCAAAGTGCTTGAGGAAATGGGCATCGACACTGCTTCGATGCGCTCCAAAAGCGTGGTGGAATTCCTGCAAAGAGACGATCTCGATCTGGTCATCACCGTCTGCGATCACGCCAAAGAAACCTGCCCGGTGTTCCTGAAACCGGTCAAACAATTCCACATCGGCATTGATGATCCGGCACCATCTAACGCCAAGCCGGGAGATATCTCCCTGCTCAGCTTTCGTAAAACCGTGGAAGATGTCCGGGAGAAAATACTGGGCTATCTCATTGGCATAGATAGAAATTTGAAGTAG
- a CDS encoding metalloregulator ArsR/SmtB family transcription factor, which translates to MQQTARYDNMAIIMKALAHPTRLLILDRLHEREHCVGELQEIIGADMSTVSKHLSVMKQAGIIAGKKHNNQVFYRLLCPCILDMYQCVTGILAKGRDS; encoded by the coding sequence ATGCAACAGACTGCCAGATATGACAATATGGCGATCATTATGAAAGCGTTGGCGCATCCTACCCGCCTGCTGATTTTGGATCGACTTCATGAGCGAGAGCACTGCGTAGGTGAATTGCAGGAGATCATCGGTGCCGATATGTCCACCGTCTCCAAACACCTGAGCGTGATGAAACAAGCCGGTATCATCGCTGGAAAAAAGCACAACAATCAGGTTTTCTACCGTCTTTTGTGTCCCTGCATCTTGGATATGTATCAATGCGTGACCGGAATATTGGCTAAAGGAAGAGACTCATGA
- a CDS encoding permease, giving the protein MSRKLKELKILLIMVGVFLAAYFIPFASPRFRAGLHEAFFMVQDYARLHVLLCLVPALFIAGAVSVFVSQAAVMKYLGAKAKKWLAYSVAAVSGAILAVCSCTILPLFSGIYKRGAGLGPAIAFLYSGPAINILAIVMTARILGVQMGIARAVGAILFSVIIGLIMHLIFRGEESVRLEKAMNFGSEEGGKPLWQTIIHFGLMILFLIVINWAKPTVQSGFLGWMYLNKWLLTSLLALLFGFSLSIFYRFKWWKVVLTAAIIALVGYLYPNPLIPFVMGIYLFSLWLILEKGELNEWLGATWGFAKLIIPLLFVGVMIAGSLLGRPGFEAWVPSRWIESALGGNSLWANFFAAVSGAFMYFATLTEVPILQGLLGSGMGKGPALALLLSGPALSLPSMLVINTVLGFKKTVTFITLVVIMSTLAGYFFGSVFA; this is encoded by the coding sequence ATGAGCAGGAAACTGAAAGAACTGAAAATCCTGTTGATCATGGTGGGTGTGTTTCTCGCCGCCTATTTCATCCCATTTGCATCGCCGCGTTTTCGTGCCGGCTTGCATGAAGCTTTTTTCATGGTGCAGGATTACGCGCGTTTGCATGTGCTCCTGTGCCTTGTCCCCGCGCTGTTTATCGCTGGAGCGGTGAGTGTTTTCGTCTCCCAGGCGGCGGTGATGAAGTATCTCGGCGCCAAGGCAAAGAAATGGCTTGCATACAGCGTAGCTGCCGTTTCCGGAGCGATCCTTGCGGTCTGTTCATGCACGATCCTGCCTCTTTTTAGCGGGATTTACAAACGCGGCGCAGGGCTCGGTCCTGCGATCGCATTTCTCTATTCCGGACCTGCGATCAACATCCTCGCGATCGTGATGACGGCTCGTATTCTTGGTGTCCAAATGGGCATCGCCAGAGCCGTGGGAGCGATTCTTTTCAGCGTCATCATCGGTCTGATCATGCATCTGATCTTCCGTGGAGAAGAATCCGTGCGCCTGGAAAAGGCGATGAACTTCGGCTCCGAGGAAGGCGGAAAACCGCTGTGGCAAACGATCATCCACTTTGGCTTGATGATCCTCTTTCTGATCGTGATCAATTGGGCAAAACCCACCGTTCAATCCGGTTTTCTGGGTTGGATGTATCTCAACAAATGGCTGCTCACGTCTTTGTTAGCCTTGCTTTTTGGCTTTTCGCTGAGCATATTTTATCGTTTCAAATGGTGGAAGGTTGTCCTCACTGCGGCGATCATTGCTTTAGTCGGTTATCTGTATCCCAATCCCCTGATCCCGTTTGTGATGGGGATCTATCTCTTCAGCTTATGGCTGATTCTGGAAAAGGGCGAGCTGAACGAATGGCTCGGCGCCACCTGGGGCTTTGCCAAACTGATCATCCCTCTGTTGTTTGTCGGCGTGATGATTGCCGGCAGCCTTTTGGGGCGTCCCGGTTTTGAAGCATGGGTGCCTTCCCGCTGGATCGAATCGGCGCTGGGTGGAAACTCTCTTTGGGCAAATTTCTTTGCCGCGGTCTCCGGAGCCTTCATGTATTTTGCCACTCTCACCGAAGTTCCTATCCTGCAAGGGCTTCTGGGCAGCGGCATGGGCAAGGGGCCCGCGTTGGCATTGCTGCTTTCAGGGCCTGCTTTGTCGCTGCCAAGCATGTTGGTGATCAATACGGTGCTGGGATTCAAGAAAACTGTCACGTTTATTACCCTTGTAGTGATCATGTCCACGCTCGCGGGATACTTTTTCGGGAGCGTGTTCGCATGA